A genomic segment from Saprospiraceae bacterium encodes:
- a CDS encoding NINE protein, with product MRKKQVAATLALFLGIFGVHRFYLGKRFMGVMYFGVFMFSFLMTVEENVPLIAFPALLGFIDAVLLFVMPQEEFDERYNKKWIKSAYPETDNYKPYSAPAILAPAQNMEKERYFKKKGVQLFRQFRYEAAIDAFDEALEINFEDPSTHFNLACCYSLLNEIDNSFYHLEKAVAFGFKDVNKIYTHRALSNLRAHRNFHHFVENGFRVIEAIPAAQHITVTAPAKETPPKQLEVEEMELENDLLSQIVKLGELRDKGILTEEEFKLQKEKILAVK from the coding sequence ATGAGGAAAAAGCAGGTTGCCGCAACACTCGCATTATTTTTAGGTATTTTTGGCGTACATCGATTTTATCTGGGTAAACGTTTTATGGGCGTCATGTATTTCGGGGTATTTATGTTTTCCTTTTTGATGACAGTTGAAGAAAACGTTCCCTTAATTGCATTTCCTGCTTTATTAGGATTTATTGATGCCGTTCTTTTATTTGTCATGCCTCAAGAAGAATTCGACGAACGCTATAATAAAAAATGGATTAAAAGTGCCTATCCAGAAACCGACAATTATAAACCTTATAGTGCACCAGCCATTCTTGCGCCTGCCCAAAACATGGAAAAAGAAAGGTATTTTAAGAAAAAAGGTGTCCAGCTTTTCAGACAATTTAGGTATGAAGCAGCTATAGATGCTTTTGATGAAGCCCTGGAAATTAATTTTGAAGACCCTAGCACTCATTTCAACCTTGCCTGCTGCTATTCCTTGCTGAATGAAATAGACAATAGTTTTTATCATCTGGAAAAAGCGGTTGCTTTTGGATTTAAAGATGTTAATAAAATTTATACCCATCGAGCACTTTCAAACCTGAGAGCACACCGAAATTTTCACCATTTTGTCGAAAATGGCTTCAGGGTAATCGAGGCCATTCCTGCTGCTCAGCACATTACTGTGACTGCTCCCGCCAAAGAAACGCCTCCCAAACAACTGGAAGTGGAAGAAATGGAACTGGAAAATGACCTCCTCTCCCAAATCGTCAAATTGGGCGAGCTGAGAGATAAAGGCATCCTCACTGAGGAAGAATTTAAACTTCAAAAAGAAAAAATATTAGCTGTAAAATAA
- a CDS encoding redoxin domain-containing protein, protein MRLRILFFFFAILFCTATWAQAGHHIKVTIKDYDQPELYLAYHLGDKQYIKDTVRLESDGAFHFKGEATLEGGVYLVVMAPDNNFFQILIDDENQHFSLSTSKDNPAEHISFTNSADNTLFYEYLAYINAQRPEAERLNKEIEAAGEAGKETLLKAQEALNEKVLAYQQKTIKEHPKTLTAAIIRANLPFDTPEFEGDEQEQQLKRWRYTQKHYFDNIDLGDPRMLRTPFLFGRIDYFINKLQVQHPDTLALAVDQVLEKLKPAQESFKFFLVHYLNEYAKSKIVGMDAAYVHLVDNYYKTGLASWTDEESLNKILESADKLKPLLIGKIAPDILMQKKDGTKISLHDVKSEYTILYFWRYDCGHCKESTPHMKAFYEKFKDKGVTIFAICTKFTDEVGACWDYVEENEIQNWLHTVDPYHQSRFSKIYDIRSTPQIFVLDDKKEILSKRIGAEQLEELMDKIIEMKAKEQVGMSNE, encoded by the coding sequence ATGAGATTACGAATTTTGTTTTTCTTTTTTGCTATCCTTTTCTGCACGGCTACCTGGGCCCAAGCTGGTCACCATATCAAGGTGACGATTAAGGATTATGACCAACCTGAGCTTTATTTGGCCTATCATTTAGGAGACAAACAGTATATCAAGGACACCGTTAGGCTTGAGTCGGACGGTGCTTTTCATTTTAAAGGAGAAGCAACCTTGGAGGGAGGCGTTTACCTCGTTGTAATGGCCCCTGACAACAACTTTTTTCAGATCCTGATCGATGATGAAAACCAGCATTTCTCCCTAAGCACCAGCAAGGATAACCCTGCCGAGCATATAAGCTTTACCAATAGCGCCGACAACACGCTTTTTTACGAGTATTTAGCTTATATCAATGCACAGCGCCCCGAGGCTGAACGTTTGAATAAAGAAATTGAGGCAGCCGGAGAGGCAGGAAAAGAAACTTTGTTGAAGGCGCAGGAGGCTTTAAATGAAAAGGTATTAGCCTATCAGCAAAAAACGATTAAGGAACATCCCAAAACCCTTACTGCTGCCATTATCCGGGCTAACCTGCCCTTTGACACCCCCGAATTTGAAGGAGATGAGCAGGAGCAACAATTGAAACGTTGGCGATATACCCAAAAGCATTATTTTGATAATATAGACCTGGGGGACCCTCGCATGCTGAGGACGCCTTTCTTATTTGGCCGGATTGATTATTTTATCAATAAATTGCAGGTACAACATCCTGATACTTTGGCCCTAGCCGTAGACCAGGTCCTTGAGAAATTAAAACCTGCACAAGAAAGCTTTAAATTCTTTCTCGTACACTACCTGAATGAATATGCCAAATCAAAAATAGTAGGCATGGATGCGGCATACGTTCACTTGGTCGATAATTACTATAAAACGGGATTAGCGAGTTGGACAGATGAAGAATCATTGAACAAGATATTGGAGAGCGCTGATAAATTGAAACCCTTGCTGATTGGTAAAATCGCACCGGATATATTGATGCAGAAAAAAGATGGCACCAAAATCAGCCTGCACGATGTCAAATCCGAGTATACCATCTTGTATTTCTGGCGATATGATTGTGGTCATTGCAAGGAATCTACGCCCCATATGAAAGCATTTTATGAAAAATTCAAGGATAAAGGGGTGACTATTTTTGCTATTTGTACCAAATTCACAGATGAAGTAGGTGCCTGTTGGGATTATGTGGAAGAAAATGAAATTCAAAATTGGCTACATACCGTTGACCCTTATCACCAATCTCGATTTTCAAAAATTTATGATATTAGATCCACTCCTCAAATTTTTGTTCTGGATGATAAAAAGGAAATCCTTTCCAAACGCATTGGTGCAGAGCAATTGGAGGAATTGATGGATAAAATCATTGAAATGAAAGCAAAGGAGCAGGTGGGTATGAGCAATGAATAA
- a CDS encoding SDR family oxidoreductase, producing MSFKDKVIWITGASSGIGEHLAYAFSEQGSKLILSSRNEQELQRVKQNCSSPETILTIALDVAQFDTIPKAYEQIKKHFGHLDILINNAGISQRELILKTDFSVDQKILAVNFLGSVAVTKAVLPDMVAQKKGQIVVISSVMGKIGTPYRSAYAASKHALQGWFDCLREEVYQDNIKVTIICPGYIHTNVTINALKGDGSKNNEMAESTSNGMEPSVFAQKALLAIAKGKNEVLIGGKELITIYLKRFFPGLLTIVLRKAKVT from the coding sequence ATGTCATTTAAGGATAAAGTTATTTGGATTACAGGTGCTTCTTCTGGCATCGGAGAACACCTTGCTTATGCCTTTTCAGAACAAGGGAGCAAACTTATTCTCTCTAGCCGAAATGAACAAGAACTTCAACGCGTAAAGCAAAATTGTTCTTCTCCTGAAACAATATTGACCATTGCCCTGGATGTGGCCCAATTTGATACCATCCCCAAGGCTTATGAGCAGATAAAAAAGCATTTTGGCCATTTGGATATATTGATCAACAATGCTGGCATTTCACAAAGGGAACTTATTCTAAAGACGGATTTCAGTGTAGACCAAAAAATTTTGGCCGTCAATTTTTTGGGAAGTGTTGCGGTAACTAAAGCCGTACTACCGGATATGGTTGCCCAGAAAAAGGGGCAAATCGTCGTTATCAGCAGTGTTATGGGTAAAATCGGCACACCCTATCGCTCTGCTTATGCAGCTTCCAAACATGCGCTCCAAGGTTGGTTTGATTGCCTCAGAGAAGAGGTGTACCAAGACAATATCAAGGTTACCATTATCTGCCCCGGCTATATCCACACCAATGTAACGATTAACGCGCTAAAGGGTGACGGTAGCAAAAACAATGAGATGGCGGAATCCACCAGTAATGGTATGGAGCCCTCCGTTTTTGCGCAAAAAGCGCTTTTGGCCATTGCCAAAGGGAAAAACGAAGTACTTATCGGTGGAAAGGAGCTCATTACCATTTATCTCAAGCGCTTTTTCCCTGGCTTATTGACTATTGTATTGCGCAAGGCAAAGGTGACTTAG
- a CDS encoding histidine phosphatase family protein, with protein sequence MKTVFLVRHAKSSWDHMGIDDIDRPLNERGLRDAPFMANLLKQRTAAPDRLVSSPANRAFTTATFFANAFQIDPADILKDASIYEAYTEELMYVIQHFDPQWNTICLFGHNPGFTNVANLFSSDFIPNIPTCGIVKLTGVVDDWSEFAGKKVKVDAFYYPKLYY encoded by the coding sequence ATGAAAACAGTCTTCTTAGTGCGCCATGCCAAATCAAGCTGGGATCATATGGGGATCGATGATATTGATCGCCCGCTCAATGAAAGAGGGTTGCGCGATGCACCCTTTATGGCCAATTTACTCAAGCAGAGAACAGCAGCGCCCGACCGGTTGGTATCCAGCCCTGCCAATCGCGCTTTTACCACGGCCACTTTTTTTGCCAATGCGTTTCAAATTGACCCTGCTGATATTTTAAAAGATGCCAGCATTTACGAAGCTTATACGGAGGAATTAATGTATGTCATTCAACATTTTGATCCTCAATGGAATACGATTTGCCTATTTGGACACAATCCTGGATTTACGAATGTGGCTAATTTATTTTCCAGTGATTTTATTCCCAATATTCCTACTTGCGGAATAGTCAAATTAACAGGAGTGGTGGATGATTGGAGTGAGTTTGCCGGGAAAAAAGTAAAAGTAGATGCTTTTTATTACCCTAAGCTGTATTATTGA
- a CDS encoding DUF4296 domain-containing protein, whose product MLFITLSCIIDMKQGMLFLGFFLLLVGCKPKEPTLLIEEDKLVAVLKDAQLAESIIQQQSRLIQDSLVEVYYGIIYRTHNISKADLDSTLAVLRKEPKMLDRVYTKVLEVMTKEELGQ is encoded by the coding sequence ATGCTTTTTATTACCCTAAGCTGTATTATTGATATGAAACAAGGGATGCTTTTTCTGGGCTTTTTTTTATTATTGGTTGGCTGTAAACCAAAGGAACCCACTTTGCTCATTGAGGAAGACAAGTTGGTGGCGGTGCTCAAGGATGCTCAGCTAGCAGAGTCGATTATACAACAACAAAGCCGTCTTATTCAAGATAGTTTGGTGGAAGTATACTATGGCATTATTTACCGGACGCATAATATTAGCAAAGCAGATTTAGATAGCACCCTGGCGGTGCTGAGAAAAGAACCAAAAATGTTAGATAGGGTTTATACCAAAGTACTAGAAGTGATGACTAAGGAAGAATTGGGACAATGA
- a CDS encoding response regulator transcription factor has translation MNPIKILVVDDEPDILDFLRYNLVKEGYNVITAGNGEEGVAMAHKEKPELVILDIMMPKMDGVEVCRNLRSKPEFDKTIIVFLTAREEDYSQIAALDIGGDDYITKPIRPRVFLSRIKALLRRSDRVESVDESQIISIGDLEIDTERITVKKGDEIIELAKKEFELLNLLVSKPGKVFTREEIFNKVWGTDVIVGNRTIDVHIRKLREKIGDPFIKTIKGIGYKFEF, from the coding sequence ATGAATCCAATAAAAATCCTTGTGGTTGACGATGAGCCGGATATTCTCGATTTTCTGCGCTATAATCTTGTGAAAGAAGGCTATAATGTCATTACAGCGGGCAATGGAGAAGAGGGAGTAGCTATGGCTCATAAAGAAAAACCTGAGTTGGTCATTCTTGATATTATGATGCCCAAAATGGATGGCGTAGAGGTTTGTCGCAATTTGAGAAGTAAGCCAGAGTTTGATAAGACGATTATTGTTTTTTTGACGGCAAGAGAGGAAGACTACTCACAGATAGCCGCCTTGGATATTGGCGGCGACGATTATATTACCAAACCTATCCGCCCTCGGGTGTTTCTCAGTAGAATCAAAGCCCTCCTAAGGAGATCTGATCGCGTAGAATCAGTCGACGAATCACAAATTATTTCGATTGGAGATTTGGAGATTGATACCGAAAGAATTACAGTTAAAAAAGGAGATGAGATCATAGAGTTGGCCAAAAAAGAATTTGAGCTGCTTAACTTATTGGTTTCAAAGCCAGGAAAGGTGTTTACACGGGAAGAGATTTTTAACAAAGTATGGGGTACCGATGTTATAGTAGGAAATAGAACAATTGATGTTCATATTAGGAAACTAAGGGAAAAAATTGGCGACCCTTTTATCAAAACAATAAAGGGGATAGG